In Nomascus leucogenys isolate Asia chromosome 8, Asia_NLE_v1, whole genome shotgun sequence, a single genomic region encodes these proteins:
- the LOC101176203 gene encoding putative UDP-GlcNAc:betaGal beta-1,3-N-acetylglucosaminyltransferase LOC100288842: MKVLEIKNKARKLNIEPLRSNLSKYYVLSQSAICKGKNIFLLSLIFSSPGNGTRRDLIRKTWGNVTSVQGHPILTLFALGMPVSVTTQKEINEESRKNNDIIEGIFLDSSENQTLKIIAMIQWAVAFCPNALFILKVDEEMFVNLPSLVDYLLNLKEHLEDIYVGRVIHQVTPNRDPQNRDFVPLSEYPEKYYPDYCSGEAFIMSQDVARMMYVVFKEVSMMVPADAFVGICAKSIGLIPIHSSRFSGKRHIRYNRCCYKFIFTSSEIADPEMPLAWKEINDGKECTPFETYYGLISCKLLTYLDSFKRFHMGTIKNNLMYFAD; this comes from the coding sequence ATGAAAGTTCTTGAAATTAAGAATAAGGCAAGAAAATTGAACATCGAACCCCTAAGAAGTAATCTCTCCAAATATTATGTCCTGAGCCAGTCGGCAATATGTAAAGGGAAGAACATTTTTTTGCTGTCTCTTATCTTCAGTAGCCCAGGAAATGGAACAAGACGGGACCTCATTAGGAAAACTTGGGGCAATGTGACCAGTGTCCAAGGGCATCCCATTCTCACACTGTTTGCTTTGGGAATGCCTGTTTCAGTAACTACCCAGAAAGAGATCAACGAAGAGTCCCGTAAGAATAATGATATAATTGAAGGAATCTTCTTGGACAGTTCTGAGAACCAAACCCTGAAGATCATTGCAATGATACAGTGGGCTGTGGCTTTCTGCCCTAATGCCCTGTTCATTCTCAAGGTGGATGAAGAGATGTTTGTCAATTTACCAAGCCTGGTAGACTATCTTCTCAATCTGAAAGAACACCTAGAAGATATCTATGTAGGACGGGTTATTCATCAGGTTACACCCAATAGAGATCCTCAGAACAGAGACTTTGTCCCTCTTAGTGAGTACCCAGAAAAATACTACCCAGATTACTGCAGTGGTGAGGCCTTTATAATGTCCCAAGATGTGGCTCGGATGATGTATGTGGTTTTCAAAGAAGTATCCATGATGGTGCCAGCTGATGCGTTTGTAGGAATTTGTGCTAAGTCCATTGGCCTTATACCCATCCACAGCTCAAGGTTTTCTGGGAAAAGGCACATTAGATACAACAGATGTTGCTATAAGTTCATTTTTACATCCTCAGAAATTGCAGATCCTGAAATGCCCCTAGCATGGAAGGAAATTAATGACGGAAAAGAATGTACACCATTTGAGACATACTATGGGCTCATTTCCTGCAAACTTTTGACGTACCTTGACAGCTTTAAACGTTTTCACATGGGGACCATAAAAAACAATCTCATGTATTTTGCTGATTAg